The DNA window CCGTAAATCATTAATATTTTAGCTCCCTCAGGAATCTCTTTTTCAATTTTGGCAATTTCACCTTTGCCGAAAAATATTTTGGTTGGATTTTTAAACTCGAAATTAAGCATTGTTCTAAATTTATGGTAGACCAAATTTACGGATTGCCCGGTGAAAACTGAGTTAATAAAGTTTTAAAATTGATATGATGCATTTTTATGAAAGCTATTGCATCGATTAGGAAATGTAAAATATACTATTATTAAATCTATTAAACCTTGTCAGGGTTCTGAACCCTGACAAGGTTTAGCAATGTCTGACATCTCGTTATTAATCCTTGATGCAGTCTTTCCCTTTAAAATAGATCCCGTTGCTTTTGCTTTTCAAATGGCCGGTCTTCCTGTTGATGGTAATGAAGAACGATTCTTTCGTCGACGGGCATTTCTTTATTTTCGAAAGGTAAAGGAATACAGACTGGTCATCCATTGCATAGGAACTTCCCATAGTTGCGGACATATCAACAATAAATCCATAGGTATTGGCGATCAGGACGGCTTCCGGCAGGTTATCTACCGAGCCGATGAAATCCCTGAGCTGCCGCTCGGTAAAAAAGTATTGTGCCTTTCCGCTCTCGCAGGCCAACAGGTAGGAGAAGCAGTTTTCGCCGATGCACTGCTGGAAGAATCCTTTTTCCGGAGCCGGGTCATTGATCGTCATATAGGGAGGCATCTGGCTTTCATAGATCACAGCTTTGTCAGGATCCGTATTGTTGCGGAGGACAGACCAGTAATCATATTTTTTATCGGGAATAATAAAGGGATAAAGCAGTTCCGTATTATCAAGGATTTCCGGGATTCTTTTAAAGTCGGAGGGAATTGATTTCTGAGCGCATGCTGAAACAAAACATAAAAAAAGAGCCGGGAAAAGTAATTTCATTGGAAATGCATTTTTGCAGGGATAAAGAAGCATATACTATTCCAATATGATCTTATAATACCCATTTTCGTCCTTTACATCAATGCCAATTCCCGTAAATGTCAGCTTATTGATCTGATAACCGTCACAGCCGCCTTTGAATTCTGAAGACTGAATGGTAAAAGTGAAGTTCCTGAGATTGGAAGTGAAGGCATAGTTTTTTGTCCCGTTGTAAGCGCCTACATTTTCCAGAATCAGCATGTCTTCGCTGGTTTTGGTAAGTTGTATGGTATTCTGGCTTTCCTCTTTCACGGAATAGTTCGTCAGCATCCCGTTGGTAATCAGGTTTTCATTGTTGGCATTCACCAGTTTAAAAGCGATCGGCTGAGGGGCGTTATAGCAGGTTTCGCCACAGGCCGTGAGCATAAAAGATGCTGAAAGAAATAGTAAGAGTTGCTTCATAGGTTACGCTGATTTCTGTGCAATTAAAAGTAATGATTAAAAACGTAGCTTTAAAATTATTTTTCCCGAGGATATTAATTCCGGATGATCAAAGAAATTAATCAAAATTTAACTGGATTTCAGCGGTACACGATTTGAATTCACTGCAAAATCCATTACATTTGTTATATGATACACGACCAGCGCGCAGAAAAATTCAGGCAGATCGTTGAAAATAAATACCAGATCTATAACTCACTCTTCATGAGTTTGCCTTATGATAAAATGACCAATATCGGGATGCTATTGCCTTTCCTCAGCGAAGAAAGCAAGGCAGGCTATGAAGCCGGAAAAACCCCCGAGGAAATTGTTGAAGAATTTTTTAAAAACCATACCGACCTGCAGACGGAAGAGCAGAAGCTTGAACTGCTGTTCAAGATCATTCAGTACATCGAACGCCAGGTTGTGCTGTTCGACAGTATAGAAGATGCTGCGTTTCCGAATCTCCATTCGGAAAGCGACAGCGGTACCATAACACATTTGTATGAACGCTCCGTCCAGGACCATAAGCTGGATAAAGTGCGGGAAAAGCTGGAAGATTTCTCGGTAAAAATTGTTTTTACCGCGCATCCTACCCAGTTTTATCCAAGTTCGGTACAGCGGATCATCCAGGACCTGAGAAAAGCTATTGCATCAGACTCTGTCACCAACATCGATATGCTGTTGCAGCAACTCGGGAAAACCCCGTTTGTGAATAAAGAAAAACCTACGCCTGTGGATGAGGCTATGAGCATTATTTCATACCTGAGATATGTGTATTACGATACCATCGGCGAACTATTTACCAAGATCCGGAAAATGTTCGGAAACGGTAATTTCCATTTGCCCGAAGACATTATCCAGCTGGGATTCTGGCCGGGCGGTGACCGGGACGGAAATCCTTTTGTAACGGCTGAAGTAACAAAAACAGTAGCCTGCGAACTGCATTCTGCTATCCTGAAATCTTATTACAGCCATCTGAAGTACATCAGACGAAGGTTGAGCTTCAGGGGAGTTTCTGAGGTTCTGCAGCAGCTGAACGATGAGCTGTATGCCGCTATTTTCAACGGCGGGGACATCAGTGCGGAAGATATCCTGAAAAGAGCAGCTGAGGCGGAAGATATCCTGATCAGCCAGCATAACGGTCTGTTTCTGGACCTGCTCATCAACTTCAGGGACCGGGTGAAGATTTTCGGGACGCATTTTGCCACCCTGGATGTCCGTCAGGACAGCAGAATCCATCAGAAAGTCATTGATGAAGTCTTTGCAAAGCTGCATGGTAACCAGGAAGCTGGTTTTGAAGAAAAATTCAGCCTGTTGATCCAGCAGTCCGGACAGGTGAATCCCGATGACTTTGAAGATATTGTTAAAGATACCTTGCTTACCGTGTCACAGGTTGAAGAAATCCAGCAACTGAACGGGATGAGAGGCATGAACCGGTATATCATTTCCAATTCCGATGCCGTGAAAGATGTGATGAACGTCTATGCCTTTTTTAAGGTTTGCGGATACCGGGATGAAGATATCAAAATGGATATCGTTCCGCTTTTTGAAACGATGGAAGGCTTAGCCAATGCCGAAAAAGTAATGCGTGACCTGTATCATCATCCTGTATACCAGAAGCATCTGGAAAGGAGAGGACGTCATCAGACCATCATGCTCGGATTTTCAGACGGGACAAAAGACGGCGGATATCTGAAGGCCAACTGGGAAATCTACAAAGCAAAAGAAGTGCTGACGAAGCTTTCGGAAGAAAACGGAATCAAGGTCGTGTTCTTTGACGGAAGGGGAGGACCGCCGGCAAGAGGCGGCGGAAAAACCCATGATTTCTATGCTTCTCAGGGAAAAACCATTGCAAACCACAAGATTGAGCTGACCATACAGGGGCAGACCATTACCAGTATTTTCGGCAATAAGGAACAGGCTACCTTTAATTTTGAACAACTGCTGACCGCAGGGATCGAAAATGATGTGTTCAAAAATTCCAAAAAAGATCTTACGGATGAAGAGAGAGCACTGATCAGAGAACTCGCAGAAATCAGCTATCAGAAATATTCAGACCTGAAAGCGCATCCGATGTTTGTGCCTTACCTCCAGGAAATGAGTACCCTGGAATATTATGGCAAAACCAATATCGGAAGCCGGCCTTCCAAGCGCGGGAACGGCAATGAACTTAAATTTGAGGACCTGCGCGCGATTCCTTTCGTAGGATCGTGGTCCCAGCTGAAGCAGAATGTTCCGGGGTTTTTCGGGTTCGGCTATGCCATGCAGCAGATGAAAGAGCAGGGAAGGTTTGAAGAGGTGAAGGAATTATACAA is part of the Chryseobacterium camelliae genome and encodes:
- a CDS encoding phosphoenolpyruvate carboxylase, translating into MIHDQRAEKFRQIVENKYQIYNSLFMSLPYDKMTNIGMLLPFLSEESKAGYEAGKTPEEIVEEFFKNHTDLQTEEQKLELLFKIIQYIERQVVLFDSIEDAAFPNLHSESDSGTITHLYERSVQDHKLDKVREKLEDFSVKIVFTAHPTQFYPSSVQRIIQDLRKAIASDSVTNIDMLLQQLGKTPFVNKEKPTPVDEAMSIISYLRYVYYDTIGELFTKIRKMFGNGNFHLPEDIIQLGFWPGGDRDGNPFVTAEVTKTVACELHSAILKSYYSHLKYIRRRLSFRGVSEVLQQLNDELYAAIFNGGDISAEDILKRAAEAEDILISQHNGLFLDLLINFRDRVKIFGTHFATLDVRQDSRIHQKVIDEVFAKLHGNQEAGFEEKFSLLIQQSGQVNPDDFEDIVKDTLLTVSQVEEIQQLNGMRGMNRYIISNSDAVKDVMNVYAFFKVCGYRDEDIKMDIVPLFETMEGLANAEKVMRDLYHHPVYQKHLERRGRHQTIMLGFSDGTKDGGYLKANWEIYKAKEVLTKLSEENGIKVVFFDGRGGPPARGGGKTHDFYASQGKTIANHKIELTIQGQTITSIFGNKEQATFNFEQLLTAGIENDVFKNSKKDLTDEERALIRELAEISYQKYSDLKAHPMFVPYLQEMSTLEYYGKTNIGSRPSKRGNGNELKFEDLRAIPFVGSWSQLKQNVPGFFGFGYAMQQMKEQGRFEEVKELYKGSDFFKTLVLNSMMSMNKTYFPLTYYIRNNPKFGEFWNILFHEYRLSKDIMLELTGFHMLQQEDTLSRKSVKIRERIVLPLLSIQQYALMKIQKGEGNKEAYEKLVTRSLFGNINASRNSA